Below is a genomic region from Augochlora pura isolate Apur16 chromosome 2, APUR_v2.2.1, whole genome shotgun sequence.
AGTCATCTTCTTCCTGCCCGGAGTCCGGGAATTTCCTCGAACTAGAGACCGGACATGCGGTCAGATAAAACAGCTTACAGCTTGAGCCGCATCCTCGAGTGAATGACTGTTCTTCCGGCGCCGAAATTGGCGCACAGTCATCGAGACTTCCTCTTCCCGTCGAACACTCGTACCGAAACCACCGTCGAAGTCGCATCGACGATGATCGTCGGATGAGATGCCGTCGATCGCTGTTGGCTCCTGCGACGGAGACTGCAGCTGCATGCTGTGTCGCGAGCTGAAAGGCTGCAGGATGCCGGTTCAAGGATCAGGGAGTCCTCCGGGCCGACGAGACACGGTGAACTTCATCCTCCGGCGAGGCTTGCCGTTCCGAGCGAGAACACCGTCGAAGGAGTGGCTGGAAACGGAGGATCCGAGGTTCGCTGGCTACGAAGATAGCGCCACGCTGGAGGACAAGAGCCCGGGGCCGGAAACGGGCCTGGCAGTGGCCGGCAACGGTCCCAGGAGGACGGACAAAGACGTCGCACACAAGACGGTGATTTACTTCGGGGATTCGAGCCAGCGGCAGAGggagaataataaaagagcGGCGATCCAGACGGAAAACGTTCAGCAACAGCACCAACAGCAGCCGGTCCTCGTCGTTAAAGAGGACAAGAGGATGATCGAGAGGGACGGAGAGGAGGATCCGGACGGGCGAACGGAGGATGAGAAACGGTTCGCGAGGAATAGGATCGAGAGGCAACGATCCACGGTCAGCCTGGTGGAGAACGAGGACGCCAAGGTCACGCACGAAATCGTGGTGAACGTCAGCCCCAGCAGGGAGGACGTGCTGAGAATCGAGGAGGACGAGAGCCAGGTCGAGGACTATTGGTCCTTGCCGGGGGACAACACCGGGTTCAAGGCGGACTGGAGCTTTGTGCAGCAATGGCGCCTGAGGGGGTAAATCACGCTCGCGTTGTTCTTTGCCCGCGTCGATGAAAAATTAGTGGGATTACGGTCGAGATCCATGCTTCGCCACGAACCGATTCCAACTGGTTCTCGGTGGAATCAGCGAGCGTTGTGTCGAATTGCATTGACGATATTAgattgtgtaataataaatccgTTCGCGTTTTCTCGTAAGGTAATATTTCAGTCGTTGACACAAAAGaacttattatataatttcaaccTAATCTACTccatcttaaagtagacacttccaGTTTTCATTTAAACTAAGTAAGATTAAAATTCATCTGAAGTTTTCCCTTTGTATCTTGTAAACCTTATGATGTCAAAGGTCGATTCTGTTTAATCTTTCCAAAGTTCCAACTTGTTCCAACTAAGTTCCATCGAAATAGTTCCACGAGAACATAACTGAAAATTCATCTGAACTATCGTTTGAAATTCGTGTAATTGTACGTTTTTTCCTAGGTGTCACAGGTCCTCGATCGAACTTGTTACAGAACCACGTAGCTtcttcaagaatttttaacagaTATTGTTCAAGTTACTATTACCTACTGCTGTCTTTATGCGGAATATAGATATCGCCTGCATCCATTTTAAGATACGGTTTCATTCCTTTCGTTCGCTATTGTAATTCCTAGATCGCGGATTCTATACATTTATGAGACAGATGAGCACATCAAATACAAACTGGGAAAGACATTTGAACAAttctcaatattatttcattgctgtcaactcattaaaatgattaaagaaagaaagaaatgttaaataaaggtCCACAGTTTACTAACTGCACTgctaattttatgaatttaccGTAGTAGTTAATATATCAAGTCGAAAACATTCAAGGATTTAAATCCTTTTCGACTCATTGacatcgtttaaaaataaattattatttgcctCATATATCTTTCAACTggtgcagacaatttttattttgcacaagaATCTGCAACTAACCTGGTCTCTATTCGGCAACACCATTCGGGATTAGCGTATACCTATTtgtaattttgcaaattacataaaatcgtGGGTGTCGCTATGAAAGCAAAGTCCTGCAGCCGCGAATGTATAGAATTGTTTCGAGATCGTAAATTGAACAGATGATTCAGAAATCGAGAAATGAGCacgatttttgtaaattgagAACATGACACGGGACTTGTCGACAATATTTGGAATGGAATGGAAGCGTTTCAAGATTTTTCGGAGAATGTTTCGAATCGCCGGAAACAGAGTGGGCCGATCAAGATCCACGGAGCGGCACACGTGGATCACGATTACGCCTCCCCTTCGACGCTTATCGATCACGTGAATCTCATTACGTTTCGTACGCCTACTGTTAATTTGCACGGTAGAACCGCGTTTGCATGCAATCCTTTGCGGCGTTATGtaaccggccgcggccgggtCCTGCAAAATTAAAGGATACCACCGCGAGAAACCGGGCCCCGAGCGGCCCCACGCCCGGGAGGCCCGACGATTTTTCACGGCGATACCGGATCGCTAACGTTCCTTGTTTGGAAACCGATTCGCTCGGTGAATCAGGAAATCGACGGGTTCGCACCTGAACCACCTGATTGGTAACACCTgtcgctaaaattatttgacttCGAGGCAGTCGCATCGATTGTCAAACTATTCGTCGTTATAGTTGCTGGAGAAAGTGAAAatagatcgcggattttatgtttACCTGAAAAACTAGAAGAAATCGGCAGTGTAATCTGAGTGGAATTTTCAAGTTCTTAAAACTGTTAAGGAGAGATAAACGTCTCTTGCAGATTACTTTGCATAAGGATTCACAGTCCACCAGCACACAGTGAACGGTAATCAATGTTAGATTAGAAATCGAGTTTCTAAAATCGAGCTACGAATAATACAGTTTCGGAATTGATCCCTGAAGCGTGGAGATCGAAATCTTTGGTTCGGCGAACATTCCACGAAAACCGAGTAATTGATCTGATTACGATGGCGCTAACGAAGTTATCGTTTCTGCCCTAGCTCTTGTACGTCTCTgcatgtcgttttattaatactcCGACAGTGGGCAGTTTTCACATGCTTATGTCAATTCCGAGTTTCAGCCACTGCCTTGCGTGGGTTACCTTTGCTACCTCTATCCCTCGTATTATGTCCATTGCAACAATTCGAGGGGAATAAAACAGACATGAGAAACGAGGTATAAATGAGAGTTTAGCGCAATTGGAATTCGTCGATGTAAATGAGGATGTTTATACAAATACTCGAAGGGTCCGGTCGAGCCTCCGTTTTCCTTCTTCCATTTTGCTGTTGCTGCCCGATGAATTACGAGTCCACGGGAACATAACTTTCCTCGGGGCCGGTGTTCTAACGGAATACGAGCCTCTGGGAACGGATTCCTTATTATGTGCTCGCTTTCACGAGACACAGTCGAAAAGAAAGGATCGAAAGCGAGTCGGCGGAATTATTTGGTGGGCAATTAACGTGAAACCGAACCGACCGGGGTATCAAGTATCGTTTATTCGACGATCTCGGGAGGGCCGAATTCCCTCAGATCGATCCCTCATCGTCCTCCACGTCCATGAAAAATACATTCGCCGCCTTGTTCATTTCGAGCAACCGATGACGACACTCGCTTTACATCTTGTCGGTCAGGGATATAGTAGCTCGAAACGATCCTCAAATCAACCGCAAATAACATTACCGACAATTAGTTAAATTAGCTCAATGGAACGACCCTCTTAAAGTTAAAGAGATCGATTTTATGTCAAACTTATCGTCAACATGAAACATTTGCCAATATTTCACTGTCATTAGTCGTTTGCAACTAGAATCTTGAgtctaaaaatttgaaaatattcctcCATGTGTGTAACAACATCTTTCCATCGCCAGATTTTTCTTCAGAATTTTTGCTTGCAATTACTAGATCGCGAATATTATGCATTCAGGGAAAAATTGGGTAGTTGCAATATAAAACAGTCTACAAATTAAAAGGCATTTTATAACGCCGATGTATTACTTCTActctattaacacgttcacgccggcGTGATCCACCGGTGGGTCACACttgactatttattattatttggagATAAGCCTCACGCGAAAAGACGTAGATTTCGCcccggcgtgaacgtgttaagataattaatgaaagaatACAGTTACTACTTGGTATTTATTCCTTGCAATTGttggagacaatttttattttgcacaaaaataCGCCGTTTAGTAATTacacagaaaaaaatagaCTCATGTGAGACAGTTTTCCCTGCCCTCGTAGACAaagtaaattttgttaacccgaaaaatttgagaaaatttgTAATGTGTGTAYGAATGTCTGACAagtgtaacattttttcagaatttttgcaCAAACTTGAACGAACGAAATGAATTCTTGTTTTAGGCCAGGGGGTAGCAATGGACGCGATCTATATTGTCCCCCCTACACGAAGGACTTCACGGAAAGTTCGCCRAAGAATGGTGTCCATAACACGGTCCACATGGTGGCGGAAAGGGACACGGACAGCGTGGCTCCTACGCCAACCCCTCAACACCCTCATCACTCTCAACACCATCACCTTAGCTTGCACGAGATCCGTGCGCTTCAGGTATTTGTTGGATCAGCCAATAAGTCATTGCGTTTTCTTCCAAATAGTAATACAGAAAAAAACGCAATACCTTATTAACCAATCCAAATACATTAATTGCCTTTGACAATGTTTGAAAATGTCCCAGCTCGATTGCAGCAAGCAGAGATtgagttaatatttatttttattcttaatattccCAATCATTTGAAAACAATCGGTAAgcgttgttaaatatttcccCGCATTTATTCGAGAGTATTCGGCCTACTCACATgtgttataaatacataaaatccatagtttaataatgaattgtaCAACCTCAAGGTGGAATAACATTTCTTGGTCCCACCTAGTATTTTATAAGAAGTAAACCAGCATCTAATGACTAAATagatacttatattattatgagaCAATTGCTGTAGTAGAGAATTTGGTAACTGATGATAAATCGTGTTGTCTTTTATAGAGGCGACCAGAATGCACAGGTAACAGCTCATCGGATGAGAATCGATCTTCCGGGCACGCGAGCATGTCGGACACAGGCGGTCACACGAGTAGCAGTTCGCCTCCGCATCGTCACCACAGGACACATAGTCCTCAGCAGCTGAACTCTGTGCCCGAAGACGATCGCCTATCGGCCTCGGTTACCCAGAGAAATGGCAGAAGTAGATCCGGACAGAACCGCAATAGACATAGAGCCACGCCTGCCAAGGTATCCTCGTCTCTTTCaagcacatttttattttccttcgaaTTGCAACACTTTTCACAAGCAGACGTTCATCTGTACATTTTTctgctattaatttattcaaattatggaaaaattttgaagaaaatcaaaactATCAGAAGTACAAGAACTCTTCCCCAGTAAATTTAGGACCCAGTAAAATGCCAGTTTGTAATAGTGTCATTGTTTAAATGGATTTAAACGGAAACATACGGTGATAGTTGCAGGTGCCATGGTCAGGCTCAGGCTTAGAGGACATCAAGCTAGCGATCCAGCAGCTAACGATGCGCTCCCATAAGTCGTCCTCTACTTACTCCTCCTTGAGCGGCTCCGAGAGCTCAGAGCCAGCCGTAAGGAGGCTGATGCGGCATTCTAGTTTGGAGACCATCAACACCAATGTGACTAGCGCTGATGAATTCGTCTGGGTGGACTCGCATAACAGACTGGTAGAGCTGCAGCAGTTGCCTTGGACCCACCACGATGTTCTCAGAGTGTTGCAGAATGGCAGAACCAGGGAACACATGGACCAAGTGTCCATGGAGACCATACCGCGGTTGTCTTACCTGTTGCAACGGGCCTTGGTCAGAATTGGCAGAGAAACTCAACGACTGGCCAAACCTGTTGGCCTCTGCAGCAAGCATGAGGTGTACAGCGCGTTCAAAATTGTTCTGTGTCCTGCATTGGCTGATTCTTGCACCAAGGTATGTCATGGAGATcaacaagaattaatatacTAGTATAAACCTGTCTTTGcgaatttgtataaagattcacagtttattgattacggatgcaatatatattataattttaatcatttgctCTCAAAGTTCACATGTCTTACGTTAGTGGACTTTTCCTGAAAGGTAACGATAAATATCTTAAGTCAGTGCACTTGTCAGTAAAGCTCAAGCATTATTATCAATTGACACcttgtaaattgttttgtagGCCTGCTTGCGAGCCGCAGCCATGTTTGCAGTCTCCGGTGACCAATTAAAACAATCAAAAGCGTCCCGATCAGGATTACAATTGCCAGTGGGACGTTTCCTCCGCTGGATGTCCGACGTCCGGTTAGGAAGAATGATACACGAGTACGCAGCCATATATTTGACTGCTGGGATCGAAAATCTACTCGAGGAAATACTGTTACAATGCATACCGACTGACCCGCACACAACTTTAACGGCAACCATGTTGGAGCACGCCATTGCGAACAGCGGAGATTTATGGGGCCTTCTTCAGCCGTATGCGCATCTGAATGCTGGACGGACAGCGTCAGGTAGAATTATATCGTTAGGTTCATAAATGAAGTTACGAAGAAATTAGTTTACTTCACTGAAAAATGATATGCCATTTCGTTGATGGGAAGATAATATCTGCCGTGGCAAAACCAAATTACTTTACAACAccattgattaaaaaaaaaagtactCTGGGTTTCTGGAGAAAATGTCGATGACCTTCGTGTCATCTTGAAACTAGTGACAtacgaaaaatttgtttttgtcaACATGAGAACCTCAACAAGTATTATAtcttaaaatactgtaaaagtAACTTTAAAGGGAAAATTTTCACCTTTTAAAATGAACACAACCACAATGttctaaaatttgtttaaaagtaattgtaGGAGACATTGATCTGATCTGGATATTTGTGTACAGGTGCACTGGCAATGCCTCGATGGGCTAGTGTGAGTTCCTTAAACTCATCATCATCATCCCGGAGCGGAAGAGACGCAGCAGGTTCTGCGTTGGAACCGTCGCTGCTGACCACCTGTGTGGGATCGATGTCGGAGCTGATAGATCTGATTTCGAAAGTAGCCCAAGCGGGACGTTCGCCTATTCCCCTAACTGGCAAGGCATTGAACGCATTGTTCTATTACATGAGGTGTTCGCAGGTCTGATCGCTATATAATTCATTGCTACAGTTAAACGGTACGATCATTCTATGCCATAATCTGACAAAGAAACGTTCTTTGTAGCTGGAACACGGGGAACGGGGTTCTGGTATACAAGAGTTAGCTTACGAGCGAGCTTATGTTGTTCTTCCTCCTTTGGTCGAATGGCTCCGTGTTGCGACTGCTCATGCAGAACATAGGCACGGACTCGTTGTAGATCAGGATGATATTAATCAAGCTGCCAGGTTGCTGTTGCCCGGCGTCGACTGTCCCGTCAGACCCATATGGTAAAATACCATCGACTTTGTTACAGCGTTTATTATTGTACTTCTTTAGAAAGCATTGTTTTCGAGATTTGTTAAAACGTGTaactttgtaatataattttcttatgagattactattaaaatgaatatgaTTAAAAGATCCTTAGGTACAGTACATTATCTGTAGCCCACAAAAACAGGACTTTATTAATGAGATAGTATCAAGAGTTACATTATCTTTTATTCATGGAACGTCTACCCTACAGCTTTGAAGAAGTAGCGGTCTGTTCCAAACGAATCGACGACTCCGAGTACGTGCGTCTGCTCACAATGGACATGGCATTCAAACTGCTAATTAGTGGACGAGCTGATCTAATCGCCCAAGCTATGCCCCTGTTGCCAACGACCAAGATTAACACCGTAAACGACAATGGCTTCACTGCATTGATCATAGCGTGCATCAATGGCGATGAAACAGCAGTATTAGCTTTACTAGACGCTGGAGCAGATTTAAACACAGAGAGTCCACCTCCAACAACTGGTCAATTGGCCAATACACCTTCTAAAATGTCAACAGTACCAAATGTCTCGAATACCAGAAGTCCGGTGACACCGTCAGCAATGTTGTGTCCcggaaaaattatacaatcaCCAAATTCATTATCTGGCTCGCCAGGCTCTTCTAGCAGTGCTTCAAGTAATATGTGTTGCAATCAAGCTGGGTTTAACGCTGAAACTCAGCATTGGACTGCGTTGACTTACACAGCCCTGTTAGGACATTGCAATATTGCGAGAATATTGTTGGAGAGAGGTGCTGCAGTCGAAGGTGGTGCTAAACTTAGCGAAGACAAGTGTACGGTTACGCCATTGCAAGCGGCTACGGCTTCCGGAAACAACGAAATGGTAGCTTTGCTTTTGGCTCATGGTGCACAACCATTTTTGTCGACGTTGATCAAAGACTCGTTTTCGTACTCTGGTTCTGCTCAGCGCGGCTGCTACAGGCAAGTATTAAGTAGAAAGAAACGTTCGTATTGGTTTACTTTATTAGTAACTTTTCTGATATTGTACATAGTGCAATATCAGTGGCAACAGCACACGGTCAAAGAAGTTGTCTTCATCAGTTGTTGTCTCATCCACTAAACTTCTCCACAAAacgaggagaaaaagaagtaTTATCATTGGAAGAGATCCTTGCAGAGGGAAGCGCGTGTACAAATCCGCAACAGCAAACTGTGGATGGAAGAGGCAATCGAAGAGAGGGTAAGGAACCAGTTTTCAACAAAGTGCAGACCAAAGCCTTGCAAGAAGCTATGTACCACAGTGCAGAAAGTAATCATTTAGGTAAAGTGAATTATTTACAGTACTGGTTACTGtatatttcaactatttttaaaaattttaatttgtttcgcaGATATTACCATGGAACTTCGTGGAGTGAAAGTCGGTTGGACATTACACTGTTGGATGCACAGTCTTGCAACGGCCCACGAAATGAGATTAGATTCCGTGATAGATCAGCTGCTTCAAGATTTTCTACAAGTGTGTCCCGATGACTACTCCACGCAATTTGTTCAAGAATGTCTTCCATTATTATTCAACATCTTTAGGTACAGCAAGGTGGGTcattttcaatcaaataaagtattttagtTTCATAAAATAGGTAACAAAAGCTATTTCATAGAATAGTTGACATATCTTGCACGCACTATTATGTTTATCTTTTGTATAGAAGGAAGGGACGACGCTCCTTCTTGCCGATATTTTCTGCACATGCTTTGGATGGGAACCAATAAAACCAATAAGGGACACCACGCTTTCTAGTGGATCAAGGATCGATcctaaatttgtaaataatccAGAACTAAGCGATGTACAGTTTCGAGTAGAAGGTAGAGTCTTCTATGGCCATAAAATCGTTTTGGTCACGTCGTCGCCAAGATTTAGAAACATGCTAAGTTCGAAACTATGCGAGGGAAATCCCCCtattgtacaaattaatgATATCCGGTATCATATCTTTCAGGTATAAagacatttaatataatcaatgaaaatgaaaagtacATAAGTACCGAAATGTTACTTGGAGCATCCCTTCCTTGAAAATGACTTTTCTCTTTGCAGATGGTCATGGAATTTTTGTATCATGGCGGATGCGCTACATTAGAAGTGAATCAGAGTGATGTGTTGGAGCTGATGGCGGCCGCAAACTTTTTTCAACTCGATGGTTTGCTTAGGTACTGCGAAGCTCAATGTTCCTCCATGGTTGATCTTGACAACATTGTTTCCATGTATATTCATGCGAAGGTAGACTAATCTttagttacaaaaattaatgaaaatttaaactttttacAATACTAATTTAATTCACATGTTTCAGGTATATAATGCAACACAGCTCTTAGAGTACTGCCAAGGATTCCTCTTGCAAAATATGGTTGCATTGTTGACCTATGACGACTCTGTGAAACGTCTCCTCTTTGCTAAAAAACTACCTAATCACGATGTTCTTGCAGGCCTCCTTCTTACTTTACAAGCGCGAATAAAGGCCAGACGATCTCAGCAACAGAATAAGATAAAAACATAGAGGTACATTAGTTCTTACTTATGATGTAAAAGtattaaacagaaattgtttcatttcatgTGCTTTGAAAATgatcattaatatattatgttcaaTGACGCCACTAACGAAAAAGAATGATatgtaattcaattaagaCTGAACGTTCATTGATCCGTTTGTAAAATcgtatataattatcatttacgATATTCAAGGGTGCATAGAACTTTATGCTTACacataaacaaaatatgtatttgttttctCCATGttgtatagtattttataacatagttttacaattattcgGCACTGTCTCGGTTCAGAATATATCGGATAATTGGAATTTTTCTGTGTTTCAATCTcttttattaggaaaatttaCGACTAAAGAACATTCTGAGGATGCAGAAATGTCCTCGACCCTTTCCTATCTTCTTGGAAAAACCtaaataattcagtaataGTAGCATGAAATCTATTAATTGTAAACTTAACTGACAAACTTGAAGAAATTTATcgtaaagtataatttttcactttgaaattaattttgtaaagttATTGCTCTTTttatacgataattataaCGTTTATGACAGACTCAAGAAGCTTTTTCGGTCTCTATACAACGCCAATTAGACAGCGGCAAAACACCCAAATGTTAGCCAAATAGTGGCACCTCttgtgataaaatataaaaagtttatttaaggTGCATGGAGCGCCAATTAGTAAATGGTAAAATGCTGGAACTGCTAACTAAATTGAACTTCTACATCTCACCATAAGAGGAGCTACTGTTTGACTAATAGTTTGAGCGTTTTACCATTTACTCATTGGTGCTGTTCAGACACAAATCAGAGCTTTTTGATTTCGCCATAAAAAGCACCGCTATTGTCCAATTAGCAATCCATCGTACTAGATTTGATACTACATCTTATATCAAAAACTACTCATTTGTTCTCAatatctgtaataataaataaaccgtTTTTGCATTATTCAGATGcaagaaattcttttgaacATTTCTGTACCTTCAAAACGTTTTTTGTCCTTTAAATTGACAGATTTCATGCTATTTCTCgcaaatgtatttttcttatagCAGAAATCACTTGTGGCTGTAACaaatattcgattttctttatatttgcaataataaatagacttGTATGGCATAATATGGATGTCGAAAATTCCCCTGAACATTCCTATGcccgtaaaatatttctttaacccttaaatCGATAGAAATCATCCAATATtctctatataaattttattacttttttttttaactataaataagCATGATTATGGCATGTTGGTatgtaaaatcaaaatacagtattattaCAAACGGtttaagataaaaaatatgaaatttgagCTATTAGCCGCTAAGTTATTTAAGCTTCTCCAGGAGGAAAGTAAAAGAATGAGAAGATTCTGTCCCTCAGAATATCCTTGTATCCCCCAAGAATCATATTTTagtcgatattattataaaggaaaatgtatatttcaaAAGTATAAGAAGTAAAGGAAAGTATAAGTATAGTCCAATTATCCGGCATATTTATGACTATACAGCATTGCCTCATATCAGAACATGCTGGATAATCGAAATTCTATTGTATAAGACATAATATCAATGTATATTAGCTAGTGTTTGGACTATATACAGACAAGTATTGTCTACATTATTCTTGTAAATGAATCTCATGCATATATAACCGTCAAGAAGtgtaatttcaacaaaatggGTATCTTCttcgagaaattttttaatgatcatgtaaatacgaaaatttatacgaaacaTCATAAAATATGCAGCATAATATGTACTATGTATAAGTTCTTCTTTAGCTATAGAAAACTActaatatatacgtataacgTGAACatacattttgtatataatacaggCAAAGCAGTTTATGCTGAATGCATAAAGGGATAGTGCATTGATAGCATAATTTTGTACATCACGATTACAgacaaaaaaatttataaatattgtgataaTAAAAACTTTGATCGACGGTTGTTTTAGTTCTCcgaatcttaataaaatttatttatatttcttatcacACATCTCTTCTTGTGTAGAATTACTAGAAGTATTAAGATTTTGTATCACAATCATATTCTACTTGTATTAACTCATTAAAAACTCTAGAACATGAACGGAACAACTCATGCAAAAATTAAGCTTTATGATACGTATGTTCAAGGTATCACAactaacattttaaaaaatgtctatgTTTTTTCTAGTTTCGAAGTGaagatattagaaatatttttctcatccATAGATTCAAAAATGGCacagttaattaattacgttaattGCGATActctgaata
It encodes:
- the LOC144476192 gene encoding ankyrin repeat and BTB/POZ domain-containing protein 2 isoform X1 — encoded protein: MPSIAVGSCDGDCSCMLCRELKGCRMPVQGSGSPPGRRDTVNFILRRGLPFRARTPSKEWLETEDPRFAGYEDSATLEDKSPGPETGLAVAGNGPRRTDKDVAHKTVIYFGDSSQRQRENNKRAAIQTENVQQQHQQQPVLVVKEDKRMIERDGEEDPDGRTEDEKRFARNRIERQRSTVSLVENEDAKVTHEIVVNVSPSREDVLRIEEDESQVEDYWSLPGDNTGFKADWSFVQQWRLRGPGGSNGRDLYCPPYTKDFTESSPKNGVHNTVHMVAERDTDSVAPTPTPQHPHHSQHHHLSLHEIRALQRRPECTGNSSSDENRSSGHASMSDTGGHTSSSSPPHRHHRTHSPQQLNSVPEDDRLSASVTQRNGRSRSGQNRNRHRATPAKLQVPWSGSGLEDIKLAIQQLTMRSHKSSSTYSSLSGSESSEPAVRRLMRHSSLETINTNVTSADEFVWVDSHNRLVELQQLPWTHHDVLRVLQNGRTREHMDQVSMETIPRLSYLLQRALVRIGRETQRLAKPVGLCSKHEVYSAFKIVLCPALADSCTKACLRAAAMFAVSGDQLKQSKASRSGLQLPVGRFLRWMSDVRLGRMIHEYAAIYLTAGIENLLEEILLQCIPTDPHTTLTATMLEHAIANSGDLWGLLQPYAHLNAGRTASGALAMPRWASVSSLNSSSSSRSGRDAAGSALEPSLLTTCVGSMSELIDLISKVAQAGRSPIPLTGKALNALFYYMRCSQLEHGERGSGIQELAYERAYVVLPPLVEWLRVATAHAEHRHGLVVDQDDINQAARLLLPGVDCPVRPICFEEVAVCSKRIDDSEYVRLLTMDMAFKLLISGRADLIAQAMPLLPTTKINTVNDNGFTALIIACINGDETAVLALLDAGADLNTESPPPTTGQLANTPSKMSTVPNVSNTRSPVTPSAMLCPGKIIQSPNSLSGSPGSSSSASSNMCCNQAGFNAETQHWTALTYTALLGHCNIARILLERGAAVEGGAKLSEDKCTVTPLQAATASGNNEMVALLLAHGAQPFLSTLIKDSFSYSGSAQRGCYSAISVATAHGQRSCLHQLLSHPLNFSTKRGEKEVLSLEEILAEGSACTNPQQQTVDGRGNRREGKEPVFNKVQTKALQEAMYHSAESNHLDITMELRGVKVGWTLHCWMHSLATAHEMRLDSVIDQLLQDFLQVCPDDYSTQFVQECLPLLFNIFRYSKKEGTTLLLADIFCTCFGWEPIKPIRDTTLSSGSRIDPKFVNNPELSDVQFRVEGRVFYGHKIVLVTSSPRFRNMLSSKLCEGNPPIVQINDIRYHIFQMVMEFLYHGGCATLEVNQSDVLELMAAANFFQLDGLLRYCEAQCSSMVDLDNIVSMYIHAKVYNATQLLEYCQGFLLQNMVALLTYDDSVKRLLFAKKLPNHDVLAGLLLTLQARIKARRSQQQNKIKT
- the LOC144476192 gene encoding ankyrin repeat and BTB/POZ domain-containing protein 2 isoform X2 produces the protein MPSIAVGSCDGDCSCMLCRELKGCRMPVQGSGSPPGRRDTVNFILRRGLPFRARTPSKEWLETEDPRFAGYEDSATLEDKSPGPETGLAVAGNGPRRTDKDVAHKTVIYFGDSSQRQRENNKRAAIQTENVQQQHQQQPVLVVKEDKRMIERDGEEDPDGRTEDEKRFARNRIERQRSTVSLVENEDAKVTHEIVVNVSPSREDVLRIEEDESQVEDYWSLPGDNTGFKADWSFVQQWRLRGPGGSNGRDLYCPPYTKDFTESSPKNGVHNTVHMVAERDTDSVAPTPTPQHPHHSQHHHLSLHEIRALQRRPECTGNSSSDENRSSGHASMSDTGGHTSSSSPPHRHHRTHSPQQLNSVPEDDRLSASVTQRNGRSRSGQNRNRHRATPAKLQVPWSGSGLEDIKLAIQQLTMRSHKSSSTYSSLSGSESSEPAVRRLMRHSSLETINTNVTSADEFVWVDSHNRLVELQQLPWTHHDVLRVLQNGRTREHMDQVSMETIPRLSYLLQRALVRIGRETQRLAKPVGLCSKHEVYSAFKIVLCPALADSCTKACLRAAAMFAVSGDQLKQSKASRSGLQLPVGRFLRWMSDVRLGRMIHEYAAIYLTAGIENLLEEILLQCIPTDPHTTLTATMLEHAIANSGDLWGLLQPYAHLNAGRTASGALAMPRWASVSSLNSSSSSRSGRDAAGSALEPSLLTTCVGSMSELIDLISKVAQAGRSPIPLTGKALNALFYYMRCSQLEHGERGSGIQELAYERAYVVLPPLVEWLRVATAHAEHRHGLVVDQDDINQAARLLLPGVDCPVRPICFEEVAVCSKRIDDSEYVRLLTMDMAFKLLISGRADLIAQAMPLLPTTKINTVNDNGFTALIIACINGDETAVLALLDAGADLNTESPPPTTGQLANTPSKMSTVPNVSNTRSPVTPSAMLCPGKIIQSPNSLSGSPGSSSSASSNMCCNQAGFNAETQHWTALTYTALLGHCNIARILLERGAAVEGGAKLSEDKCTVTPLQAATASGNNEMVALLLAHGAQPFLSTLIKDSFSYSGSAQRGCYSAISVATAHGQRSCLHQLLSHPLNFSTKRGEKEVLSLEEILAEGSACTNPQQQTVDGRGNRREGKEPVFNKVQTKALQEAMYHSAESNHLDITMELRGVKVGWTLHCWMHSLATAHEMRLDSVIDQLLQDFLQVCPDDYSTQFVQECLPLLFNIFRYSKEGTTLLLADIFCTCFGWEPIKPIRDTTLSSGSRIDPKFVNNPELSDVQFRVEGRVFYGHKIVLVTSSPRFRNMLSSKLCEGNPPIVQINDIRYHIFQMVMEFLYHGGCATLEVNQSDVLELMAAANFFQLDGLLRYCEAQCSSMVDLDNIVSMYIHAKVYNATQLLEYCQGFLLQNMVALLTYDDSVKRLLFAKKLPNHDVLAGLLLTLQARIKARRSQQQNKIKT